One Deltaproteobacteria bacterium genomic region harbors:
- a CDS encoding SpoIID/LytB domain-containing protein: MTEQGAFAIPAAGIRWGRTLGARRVLAAALALCLGALPAAAEELLRVRIASARPTVTVTGQGLEIDGRPVAAESLRASARGGQVWIGKRSHRGPVTLSARGGLRLDGRPLPGRLRILPAAGEGLDVVNVVELETYVASSVASETPAIWPAEALKAQAVVARSYALHERARRVGERFELEGSVISQRYAVGSVPESARLATRATRDQVLIFAGEPILAAFHSSSGGATASAAEVWGEDVAYLRSVSSPDDSAPDYFWSYEITLADLSDALREAGYAPGNVRDVRIADVSRSGRVLALRIGALALSGRDLREVLGGRALRSAKFDARIDGDRVRFLGSGSGHGVGLCQWGASELARQGQSYRGILAHYYPGTRLRRVGAPGSVAGNWSATR; this comes from the coding sequence TTGACGGAACAGGGGGCTTTTGCGATACCTGCGGCCGGCATCCGGTGGGGGAGGACCTTGGGCGCACGGCGAGTCCTCGCAGCAGCGCTCGCGCTCTGTCTCGGCGCGCTACCCGCGGCCGCGGAGGAGCTTCTGCGCGTGCGGATCGCCAGCGCCAGGCCGACCGTCACCGTGACGGGCCAGGGGCTCGAGATCGACGGCCGCCCGGTCGCCGCCGAGAGCCTGCGCGCCAGCGCGCGCGGCGGGCAGGTCTGGATCGGCAAGCGCAGCCATCGCGGCCCCGTCACCCTCTCCGCGCGCGGCGGACTTCGACTCGACGGGCGGCCGCTGCCGGGTCGGCTGCGGATCCTTCCCGCGGCCGGCGAGGGTCTCGACGTGGTGAACGTGGTCGAGCTCGAGACCTACGTCGCGAGCAGCGTTGCCAGCGAGACGCCCGCGATCTGGCCGGCCGAGGCGCTGAAGGCGCAAGCCGTCGTCGCCCGGTCGTACGCGCTCCACGAACGCGCGCGGCGGGTGGGCGAGCGCTTCGAGCTCGAGGGATCCGTGATCTCGCAGCGCTATGCGGTCGGATCGGTGCCGGAGAGTGCCCGCCTGGCGACACGCGCGACTCGGGATCAGGTGCTGATCTTCGCCGGTGAGCCGATCCTGGCGGCCTTCCACTCCTCGTCGGGCGGAGCCACGGCGTCGGCCGCGGAGGTCTGGGGCGAGGACGTCGCCTACCTGCGCAGCGTGAGCTCGCCCGACGACTCGGCGCCCGACTACTTCTGGAGCTACGAGATCACGCTCGCCGATCTCTCGGACGCGCTTCGCGAGGCGGGCTACGCACCGGGCAACGTGCGCGACGTGCGGATCGCCGACGTCAGCCGCTCCGGCCGCGTGCTCGCGCTCCGGATCGGCGCGCTCGCGCTCTCGGGACGCGACCTTCGCGAGGTGCTCGGCGGCCGCGCGCTGCGCAGCGCGAAGTTCGACGCGCGGATCGACGGCGACCGGGTGCGATTCCTGGGCAGCGGATCCGGCCACGGCGTGGGACTCTGCCAGTGGGGCGCGAGCGAGCTCGCCCGCCAGGGCCAAAGCTACCGCGGAATTCTGGCACATTACTACCCGGGCACGAGGCTCCGGCGCGTTGGCGCGCCAGGTTCGGTGGCCGGAAACTGGAGCGCGACGCGTTGA
- the yajC gene encoding preprotein translocase subunit YajC: protein MLLLMWALLIRPQQRKDKEHKAMLAQVEKGDGVITTGGLHGRVTGLAEDVITVEIAPNVKVKLSRAAIATRIPVKAEGEKS, encoded by the coding sequence ATGCTGCTGCTGATGTGGGCGCTCCTGATCCGCCCGCAGCAGCGCAAGGACAAGGAGCACAAGGCGATGCTCGCGCAGGTCGAGAAGGGCGATGGGGTCATCACCACCGGCGGCCTGCACGGCCGAGTGACCGGGCTCGCCGAAGACGTGATCACCGTCGAGATCGCTCCGAACGTGAAGGTGAAGCTCTCGCGCGCGGCGATCGCGACCCGCATTCCCGTGAAGGCCGAGGGAGAGAAGTCTTGA